Proteins from a single region of Pseudarthrobacter sp. NIBRBAC000502772:
- a CDS encoding VWA domain-containing protein: protein MKLQPILPWWVMVPLIAAAVLFLVWRLVKAARERPASSSQLREWLFKSALVLLLLAAALRPGVPGGSSQAAAADVNVFFVVDTSSSIAAEDYGDGSPRLDGVRQDIMAIAGELAGARFSLLTFDSNASVRMPLTTDATALDTSVSVLQPQVTAFSKGSSVTAAGTLLAERLRAARDSHPERPRLVYYLGDGEQTSAKAPAAIRLDGGLVDGGAVLGYGTAAGGRMKENTGQGSGQDAGAGYIQDRSSGTGMDALSVIDEGRLQGIAGQLGVPYVHRSAGDPVAPMMQAADPGDFERATADGGVAGRTELYWLLAAGAFLLALREAFLVLRQWRQLRPGAGVRA from the coding sequence ATGAAACTGCAACCGATCCTGCCCTGGTGGGTTATGGTCCCGCTCATCGCCGCCGCCGTGCTGTTTCTGGTCTGGCGTCTGGTCAAGGCAGCACGGGAGCGCCCTGCCAGCAGCAGCCAGCTTCGGGAATGGCTGTTCAAGAGCGCCCTGGTGCTGCTGCTCCTGGCCGCGGCGCTCAGGCCGGGTGTTCCCGGCGGAAGCTCCCAAGCCGCCGCGGCGGATGTCAACGTCTTCTTTGTGGTGGACACCAGCAGCAGCATCGCTGCCGAAGACTACGGCGACGGCTCGCCCCGGCTGGACGGGGTGCGGCAGGACATCATGGCCATCGCGGGTGAACTGGCCGGAGCCCGCTTTTCGCTCCTGACGTTCGACAGTAACGCCAGTGTCCGGATGCCCCTCACTACCGATGCCACCGCCCTGGACACCAGCGTGTCCGTCCTGCAGCCGCAGGTCACGGCATTTTCGAAGGGCAGCAGCGTCACCGCTGCCGGAACCTTGCTGGCGGAGCGGCTGCGCGCGGCGCGGGACAGCCATCCCGAACGGCCGCGCCTGGTCTACTACCTGGGCGACGGGGAACAGACCAGCGCCAAGGCGCCGGCGGCGATCAGGCTCGACGGCGGCCTGGTGGACGGCGGCGCGGTGCTCGGCTACGGCACGGCTGCCGGTGGCCGGATGAAGGAAAACACGGGGCAGGGTTCGGGGCAGGACGCCGGCGCAGGCTACATCCAGGACCGGTCGTCCGGAACCGGCATGGATGCTTTATCGGTCATCGACGAAGGCCGCCTGCAGGGGATTGCCGGTCAGCTGGGGGTGCCCTATGTCCACCGTTCGGCCGGAGACCCGGTGGCGCCGATGATGCAGGCAGCTGATCCCGGGGACTTTGAACGGGCAACGGCGGATGGCGGCGTCGCCGGCCGGACAGAGCTGTACTGGCTCCTCGCCGCCGGAGCGTTCCTGCTGGCTCTCCGCGAAGCCTTCCTGGTGCTCCGCCAATGGCGGCAGCTCCGGCCCGGAGCGGGAGTTCGAGCATGA